Proteins co-encoded in one Plasmodium sp. gorilla clade G2 genome assembly, chromosome: 9 genomic window:
- a CDS encoding protein RER1, putative — protein MEETEPQLPNICNKLINTHNYYIDKTTLYIKTRWFTLLGLFITYILRVYYVTGFYVVSYALAIFLLNLFLRFLTPHNIEEIYEQYENENNGLLLPMKQAPETKNPNNPDDKKEFRPFLRKLNEFKFWLYSTRAICISIICTFFSFLDIPVFWPLLLFYFICLFFATMKQQIKNMIRFKYLPFNTSTKQTYGSVVRGTKNGK, from the exons atggagGAAACAGAACCGCAATTACCCAACATTTGTAATAAGTTAATTAATacacataattattatatagataaaacaacattatatataaaaacaagaTGGTTTACTTTGCTTGGTTTGTTTATAACCTATATACTTAGGGTATATTATGTAACAGGTTTTTATGTTGTTTCCTATGCTTTAgccatttttttattaaatttatttttgagATTCTTAACACCTCATAAtatagaagaaatatatgaacaatatgaaaatgaaaataatggtTTATTATTACCAATGAAACAAGCACCTGAAACTAAAAATCCAAATAATCCcgatgataaaaaagaatttagaCCATTTCtaagaaaattaaatgaatttaAATTCTGGTTATATTCTACAAGAGCTATCTGTATATCTATTATTTGTACCTTCTTCTCATTTTTAGATATACCAGTATTTTGGcctttattacttttttattttatatgtttattttttgcaACTATGAAACAACAAATCAAAAATATGATTAGATTTAAATATCTCCCATTTAATACAT CTACCAAACAAACTTATGGATCGGTAGTGCGTGGGACAAAAAATGGCAAATAA
- a CDS encoding ras-related protein RAB7 produces MSNKKRTILKVIILGDSGVGKTSLMNQYVNKKFTNQYKATIGADFLTKETIVDNEQITMQIWDTAGQERFQSLGVAFYRGADCCVLVFDLTNYKTYESLESWKDEFLIQASPKDPENFPFVIIGNKVDETNKRKVQSLKVLQWCKSNNNIPYFETSAKNAINVDQAFDEIARKAMKQEHQEEQIYLPETFALNNQSEQKIYKSRCC; encoded by the exons AtgtcaaataaaaaaagaaccaTATTAAAAGTTATAATTCTTGGAGATAGTgg tGTTGGTAAAACATCATTAATGAAtcaatatgtaaataaaaagttTACGAATCAGTACAAAGCAAcga TTGGTGCAGATTTTTTAACTAAAGAAACCATAGTTGACAACGAACAAATAACTATGCAG ataTGGGATACTGCAGGACAAGAACGTTTTCAAAGTTTAGGAGTAGCTTTTTATAGAGGTGCAGATTGTTGTGTTTTAGTATTCGATTTGACAAACTACAAAACTTATGAATCTTTGGAATCTTGGAAAGATGAATTTTTAATTCaa gCTAGTCCAAAAGATCCTGAAAATTTCCCCTTTGTTATTATTGGAAATAAAGTTGACgaaacaaataaaagaaaa gTTCAATCATTAAAAGTTTTGCAATGGTGTAAATCAAATAACAATATTCCCTATTTTGAGACAAGTGCAAAAAATGCAATTAATGTTGATCAAGCATTTGATGAAATAGCTAGAAAAGCTATGAAGCAAGAACACCAGGAAGAACAAAT aTATTTACCCGAAACTTTTGCTTTAAATAATCAGAGcgaacaaaaaatatataaaagtcgTTGTTgttaa
- a CDS encoding DEAD/DEAH box helicase, putative → MVLINDEYDIDEPKERNIIKGDYDDDNMGNGFSIINSYKDIDVNDINDLESIVKNDEISVDRKLEYFYSKLNSNIFDIFRIVADYENIYIISGEGLIIYVCMLLSKFYSFENEEDKNILSFDNSLNMISVVYYIEKILSDICACNSNFHIIFFNVFNIFFEKKKNKLFQNYNLLRNAFIIHCKKNLIPYFIFNNWYNDENYNIYLIKYKPLFMFVEDSSSFLYAFNKYYVSNVNTHNNDNNVNKNVEKENILLENDKNINGYYDDDENVEKEKNYKEYIYQKNIYDTYNNDIREISLCFYFLLLNNILRDIKCVFFFNLESEKNTINAFSINYTGVNFEAMKQLNDKASVLFDNIYYEKNENGNAHEINDKVSKEQCNLNDNDSSNVLYINIQNIKDYDILYKEENKCYNDVENEMLNRFMNSVKEENIYLKNIALHIFFYKIINEKEHVVNMDKKKEKYFHLSMKILFLHNYLLEKMNMLNLCIDNLNEFIDIYKIIKESVHTHICDYLDVYKFLLKLLQKYEYSNILKNIRNSDLLNFFNSSIIQNLINFLCQKISQDIFIIEYDDMPFEDKENFEITYKNILKEKYECLFPIDLSFLRDDIVMSCKRGDTTNDDNKDNIINSNDDSLQVVNKNKEMNDHNKNIVTINLIRIKNELVETFFYLNDISNNNNNINCEVNNTIEEKKREMILKIIFINKCLEYDNNFFESTGMLHISERENVVDIFNSYMKLSSQSRNLPFANQKDDKYKLRRQQKDERRKAIIAKYFYISSLHHPIVISENHPWIKYYSYNIEKLYDYLRNEEKKKGITQRMKVLFDSSSEREDDEKEDDNEIVNTSNITSDVKSKSKKNKRLSDSKHTNEKLKMKKKLCTNIKLKKNNDIFEILDDNFDEDSDRNEDMNTINEHGNKKEDSSNKKGKNETKGGKKGSKHSNATTLSRKDEILKKKELSNEKKTYEVDLERYNNLEQKIVKLASDDSYAEMNVWSLDIISGYNRLVDVYNFNNITNLIKSVDLQIKISMKVLNSMFHIIMYTKLKNIKTAKQKSDAIRSIILIYRLTNDIFNKFKEHLSEKDIVQIQTVLLSLGFQNSSYNLFEEYVKLKKDNYNAYSNDGKDESGKKLDEGVSSAGKKGKENKKEESNSKKKISKGKKENNDTKDVNLKKTSKKGDINNSSTIKSLDDIYKYKLESVKTYSELKIDENKEHEFQLYYMYYLLDRTTGNIKDSRVLFTLDTWQYNILNLVDRRKSILVSCPTSSGKTFICYYVMDKVLRLNNDSVVIYVAPNDTLALQIYHEVNGRFSTKGYSKYGGNKLCSYMTDKYAEEKALDSQIIIILPSILENILLSYYALSDMNENMNVSKFISKIEYIIFDEIHCIGDKEFYGSQIENIIHLINCPFLALSATIGNINCFYSWLQNVLLKKGKSVNDLHLIKFYERFSDLILYVYTNNNLHHLNPLTCFNFRDILYKGINKDFYCNPREIYEIIIILFELARKKNFYHLVEFLEPSFYFQYTRCINKKKFIYYMHSVKEMIVYLIQNNYINNLEYDMIIHILLSNYMKNSYYIRDENEEDIERKKKINNSNNNNNNNNNNNNISDSKNFQNDNNYDNTKSNVDDDELKKNNEVIKKSDKVVVKNLYKSTIRDTVPKEKLFQELYKRVNFDEKYISNRTNDLVKYTEMVNMEQEYLDSNKLIDLLKKLEDINFLPCIVFNFERKELEDMTINLINELMKRQHDKYYGDEERAFNTKMENKMRREKYENMLKQREMLLKMKSMSRNQRLEQNIDKEYLDMLIDDEIPEPPLDVSEEYDKDFYFCNQKVYCNYVTEIEDLIKDAQKAIEGRKYKSILIEGLRRGIGLHYEVLPYKFTIIVESLFRLGFVKIIFSNKNLSLGINIPCRSIIFAGHTIELNSLMFKQTSGRAGRRGFDLYGNIIIWNINFKNLKRLITSPLQTLSGTYSVNFTNICRSMLLYNSLKRIRENEEGTLKNKVIVNKPNKKKKKDETLSVAEKEEIFEKNRTINVNYFSRINGILSLFFNSLYYINSFQDSDPNYNNMNNVVESGDKESSLSTNYQNGTENGKGCVNNISTCTTTSTSSVNNVDHNNNSNMNGCVDKKSEGSERHEIIQHILNEFNEYKENDKLSKFINREYEYNELLVELLTNRKMKNNKLKEEKKINELCFMTRAHFHIFLNVLIEMEALDEEGNIINLTELSIFLKKEYDNNLMITYLLIKKVLHNIIGDNTFLSSSVVISLNRIIDSITFEKNYYRSIIVDDSTRGQFILLFILSHFINKRKENKIALTKALINSQYEENKSKLELFSSNYFPLLHALPLSIQKHIDHIENILLKYLVNYCLVVLIKLNLLNKKKAYLLPYTKLYIFEQHPCVSLKDIFPKKENADYFKFYESKLRDYKVRSPFLVSLFKGDNFKSLDELLYTSLQDFDLRKDMLPDIVENYVSFYKYEEGLIKEEKICLNNSYILDYYIHGKYDVLRNKNNLGQYTWYIIDRFINSLKNIEHFLYEVKRERLLLSSDVFYTNLNTLKDYLERNFKSINSLHVKNN, encoded by the exons ATGGTTTTGATAAATGATGAGTATGATATAGACGAGCCAAAGGAGAGGAATATTATTAAAGGtgattatgatgatgataatatgggAAATGGGTTTTCTATAATAAATAGTTATAAAGATATTGatgtaaatgatataaacGATTTAGAAAGTATtgtaaaaaatgatgaaataagTGTAGATAGGAAattagaatatttttattccaaattgaatagtaatatatttgatatatttcgAATAGTAGCagattatgaaaatatatatattataagtgGTGAAggtttaattatttatgtgTGTATGTTATTATCCAAATTTTATAGTtttgaaaatgaagaagataaaaatattctttcTTTTGATAACTCATTAAATATGATTAGtgttgtttattatatagaaaagaTTTTAAGTGATATTTGTGCTTGTAATTCGAATttccatataatattttttaatgtatttaatatattttttgaaaagaaaaaaaataaattgtttcagaattataatttattaagaaatgcttttataattcattgtaagaaaaatttaataccatattttatttttaataactgGTATAATGATgagaattataatatatatctaattaaatataaaccaCTCTTTATGTTTGTTGAGGACagttcttcttttttatatgcctttaataaatattatgtaagTAATGTGAATACTCataataatgacaataatgtaaataaaaacgTAGAGAAAGAAAATATCTTGCTTGAAAAtgataagaatataaatggttattatgatgatgatgaaaatgtagagaaagaaaaaaattataaagaatatatttaccaaaaaaatatatatgatacatataataatgatatcaGAGAAATAtctttatgtttttattttcttttattaaataatattttaagagACATCAAATGtgtattcttttttaatttagaaTCAGAAAAAAATACTATAAATGCCTTTTCTATAAATTATACCGGTGTTAATTTTGAGGCCATGAAacaattaaatgataaagcATCTGTATtgtttgataatatatattatgaaaaaaacgAAAATGGGAATGCACAcgaaataaatgataaagtATCAAAAGAACAATGTAActtaaatgataatgattcatcgaatgttttatatattaatatacaaaatataaaagattatgatatattatataaagaagaaaataaatgttataatGATGTGGAAAATGAAATGTTGAATCGTTTCATGAATAGtgtaaaagaagaaaacatttatttgaaaaatattgctttgcatatattcttttataaaataattaacgAGAAAGAACATGTAGTGAATATGGacaaaaagaaagaaaagtattttcatttaagtatgaaaattttatttttacataattatttattagaaaaaatgaatatgttAAACCTTTGTATAGATAATTTGAATGaatttattgatatatataaaattataaaagaatcTGTACATACTCATATATGTGATTATTTAgatgtatataaatttctTTTGAAACTGttacaaaaatatgaatatagtaatattttaaaaaatatacgtAATAGTGATTTGTTAAATTTTTTCAATTCATCAATAAttcaaaatttaataaatttcttATGTCAGAAAATAAGTcaagatatttttattattgaatATGATGATATGCCATTtgaagataaagaaaattttgAGATAacttataagaatatattaaaagaaaaatatgaatgttTGTTTCCAATAGATTTATCCTTTTTAAGAGACGATATAGTTATGTCATGTAAAAGAGGAGATACAactaatgatgataataaagataatattattaattcgAATGATGATAGCCTTCAAGTtgtaaacaaaaataaagaaatgaatgatcataataaaaatattgttacTATAAATCTGATTAGAATTAAGAACGAATTAGTggaaacatttttttatttaaacgatataagtaataataataataatattaattgtgAAGTTAATAATACTATTGAGGAGAAAAAGAGAGAaatgattttaaaaataatttttattaataaatgtttagaatatgataataactTTTTTGAATCAACTGGAATGTTACATATATCAGAAAGAGAAAATGTTGTAGATATTTTTAACAGTTATATGAAATTATCTTCTCAAAGTCGAAATCTCCCATTTGCTAATCAAAAAGAtgacaaatataaattaagaCGTCAACAAAAAGATGAAAGAAGAAAAGCTATAATagcaaaatatttttatataagttCATTACATCATCCTATTGTTATATCTGAAAATCACCCATggattaaatattattcttataatattgaaaagCTTTATGATTATCTAAGaaatgaagaaaagaaaaagggtATTACTCAAAGAATGAAAGTATTATTTGATAGTTCATCTGAAAGGgaagatgatgaaaaagAAGATGACAACGAAATTGTTAATACTAGTAATATTACTTCAGATGTTAAGAGTAAAagtaaaaagaataaaagatTAAGTGATTCTAAACATACTAATGAAAAactaaaaatgaagaaaaagttatgtacaaatattaaattaaaaaaaaataatgacatCTTTGAAATATTAGATGATAATTTTGATGAAGATTCAGATAGAAATGAAGATATGAATACGATTAATGAAcatggaaataaaaaagaagattctagtaataaaaaagggaaaaatgaaacaaaagGTGGAAAAAAAGGTTCTAAACATAGTAATGCTACAACATTAAGTAGAAAagatgaaatattaaaaaagaaagaattatctaatgaaaaaaaaacatatgaaGTAGATTTAGAAAGATATAATAACTTAGAACAGAAGATTGTAAAATTAGCTAGTGATGATAGTTATGCAGAAATGAATGTATGGTCATTAGATATTATATCTGGATATAATAGATTAGtagatgtatataattttaataatattactaaCTTAATAAAAAGTGTTGATTTACAAATTAAAATTAGTATGAAGGTTTTAAATTCTatgtttcatattattatgtatactaaattaaaaaatattaaaacagCTAAACAAAAATCAGATGCTATTCGaagtattattttaatttatagaTTAACCaatgatatttttaataagttTAAAGAACATTTAAGTGAAAAGGACATTGTACAGATACAAACCGTTTTATTGTCATTAGGGTTTCAAAATAGtagttataatttatttgaagaatatgtaaaattaaaaaaagataattataatgcaTATTCAAATGATGGGAAGGATGAATCTGGGAAGAAGTTGGATGAAGGTGTGAGTTCAGCAGGTAAAAAAggtaaagaaaataaaaaggaagaaagtaatagtaagaaaaaaattagtaAAGGTAAAAAAGAGAATAATGATACCAAAGATGTTAATTTGAAGAAAACATCAAAAAAAggtgatataaataatagtagtaCTATAAAATCATtggatgatatatataaatataaattagaaTCTGTAAAAACATATAGTGAGTTAAAaattgatgaaaataaagaacatGAATTTcagttatattatatgtattatttattagaTAGAACAACtggaaatataaaagatagtCGTGTTTTATTTACATTGGATACATggcaatataatatattaaatttagtTGATAGAAGAAAAAGTATTTTAGTATCATGTCCAACAAGTAGTGGTAAAACctttatttgttattatgTTATGGATAAAGTATTAagattaaataatgatagtgTTGTAATATATGTAGCACCTAATGATACGTTAGCGTTACAAATTTATCATGAAGTAAATGGTAGATTTAGTACGAAAGGATATTCTAAATATGGTGGTAATAAATTATGTTCATATATGACAGATAAATATGCAGAAGAGAAAGCTTTAGATTcacaaattattattattttacctAGTATTTTAGAAAATATTCTTCTTTCATATTATGCTTTAAGTgatatgaatgaaaatatgaatgtatcaaaatttattagtaaaatagaatatataatatttgatgAAATTCATTGTATAGGTGATAAAGAATTTTATGGTAGTcaaattgaaaatattattcatttaattAATTGTCCTTTCCTTGCTTTATCTGCAACTATTGGTAATattaattgtttttattCTTGGTTACAAAATGTATTATTGAAAAAGGGAAAAAGTGTAAATGATCTTcatttaattaaattttatgaGAGATTTTCTGATTTGatattgtatgtatataCTAACAATAATTTACATCATTTGAATCCTTTAACTTGTTTTAATTTTagagatatattatataaaggtATTAATAAAGATTTTTATTGTAATCCTAGAGAAATttatgaaattattattatattatttgaattagCTAGAAAGAAGAATTTTTATCACCTTGTGGAATTTTTAGAAccttcattttattttcaatatacgagatgtattaataagaaaaagtttatttattatatgcataGTGTAAAAGAAATGATAGTTTATTTgatacaaaataattatattaacaaCTTAGAATATGATatgattattcatatattattatctaattatatgaaaaattcttattatataagggacgaaaatgaagaagatatagaaagaaaaaaaaaaataaataatagtaataataataataataataataataataataataatattagtgATAGTAAAAATTtccaaaatgataataattatgataatacaaaaagTAATGTTGACGatgatgaattaaaaaaaaataatgaggTGATTAAAAAAAGTGATAAGGTGGTTGTtaagaatttatataaaagtacTATTCGTGATACTGTACCTAAAGAAAAGTTATTtcaagaattatataaacgtGTGAATTTTGATGAGAAATATATTTCGAATAGAACTAATGATTTAGTAAAATATACTGAAATGGTTAATATGGAACAAGAATATTTAGATAGTAACAAATTAatagatttattaaaaaaactaGAAGATATAAACTTTTTACCATGTATTGTTTTCAATTTTGAAAGAAAAGAATTAGAAGATATGactattaatttaataaatgaattaatGAAAAGACAAcatgataaatattatggAGATGAAGAAAGAGCATTTAATAcaaaaatggaaaataaaatgagACGTGAAAAATATGAGAATATGTTAAAACAAAGAGAaatgttattaaaaatgaaaagtatGTCTAGAAATCAAAGATTAGAACAAAATATTGATAAAGAATATTTAGATATGTTAATAGATGATGAAATACCTGAACCACCACTTGATGTTTCTGAAGAATATGATAAAGATTTCTATTTTTGCAATCAAAAGGTATATTGCAATTATGTAACTGAAATTGAAGATTTAATTAAAGATGCACAAAAAGCTATTGAAggtagaaaatataaatctatATTAATAGAAGGTTTAAGAAGAGGTATAGGTTTACATTATGAAGTATTACCATATAAATTTACTATTATTGTTGAATCATTATTTAGATTAGGTtttgttaaaataatatttagtAATAAGAATTTATCATTAGGTATTAATATTCCATGCAGATCTATTATTTTTGCTGGTCATACCATTGAATTAAATTCACTTATGTTTAAACAAACATCTGGAAGAGCAGGAAGACGTGGTTTTGATTTATatggaaatattattatatggaaTATTAACTTTAAAAATTTGAAACGATTAATTACATCTCCTTTACAAACTCTATCAGGAACTTATTCGGTaaattttacaaatatatgtaGAAGTATGTTGTTATATAATagtttaaaaagaataaggGAGAATGAAGAGGGCActctaaaaaataaagtaatAGTCAATAAACcaaataaaaagaagaagaaagatGAAACATTAAGTGTAgctgaaaaagaagaaatatttgAAAAGAATAGAACaataaatgtaaattattttagTAGAATTAATGGTATCTTAAGtttgttttttaattctttatattacataaattcATTTCAAGATAGTGAtccaaattataataatatgaataatgttGTTGAATCTGGAGATAAGGAATCTTCTTTATCGACAAATTATCAAAACGGAACTGAAAATGGTAAGGGTtgtgtaaataatattagtaCCTGTACCACAACAAGTACATCTAGTGTAAACAATGtggatcataataataatagtaatatgaaTGGATGTGTTGATAAAAAAAGTGAAGGATCAGAAAGACATGAAATTATtcaacatatattaaatgaattcaatgaatataaagaaaatgataaattatcaaaatttattaatcgtgaatatgaatataatgaattaCTTGTTGAATTACTAACAAacagaaaaatgaaaaataataaacttaaagaagaaaagaaaattaatgAATTATGTTTTATGACAAGAGctcattttcatatttttctaaaTGTTCTTATAGAAATGGAAGCATTAGATGAAGAaggtaatataataaatttaactGAGTTgagtatatttttaaaaaaagaatatgataACAATTTAATgataacatatttattaataaagaaggtgttacataatattattggggataatacatttttatcatcatctgTTGTTATATCTTTAAATAGAATAATTGATAGTATtacatttgaaaaaaattattatcgtAGTATTATTGTAGATGATTCAACTAGAGgtcaatttattttattatttattttatcacattttataaataagagaaaggaaaataaaatagcTTTAACAAAAGCATTAATAAATAGtcaatatgaagaaaataaatctaAATTAGAATTATTTAGTTCCAATTATTTTCCATTATTACATGCACTCCCGTTATCTATACAGAAACACATTGAtcatattgaaaatatattattaaaatatttggtAAATTATTGTTTGGTAGTACTTATTAAATTGAATTTGTTGAATAAAAAGAAGGCCTATTTATTGCCTTACACAAAATTGTACATTTTTGAGCAACATCCATGTGTGAGTTTAAAGGACATTTTCcctaaaaaagaaaatgcaGACTATTTTAAGTTTTACGAATCGaag TTACGAGATTATAAAGTGAGATCCCCCTTTTTGGTTTCTCTTTTTAAAGGTGATAATTTCAAAAGCTTAGATGAATTACTTTATACAAGTTTACAAGATTTCGACTTACGAAAGGATATGTTACCAGATATAGTAGAAAACTACgtatcattttataaatatgaagaaggtttaattaaagaagaaaaaatatgtttgaataattcttatatccttgattattatatacatggAAAATATGATGTATTacgtaataaaaataatcttGGTCAATATACTTGGTATATTATTGACAGGTTTATAAATTCCTTAAAGAATATAGAACATTTCTTATATGAAGTTAAAAGGGaaagattattattatcatctgaTGTTTTCTATACAAATTTGAACACTTTAAAAGATTATCTTGAGAGAAATTTTAAATCAATCAATTCGTTACATgtgaaaaataattaa